The genomic stretch CGCCGTGGCGTTGAGCTTCATCGTGCACGAGCCGAGCGGAATCATCGAGTGCGTGAGCGACAGGTCGCGCGACTCGAGCCGGCGGATGTAGCGCAGCATCTCCGTCTCGGAGTGGTAGCTGTTGAAGACGGGGTGCGTGAGGTAGGTGCTCGTGCGCCGCAGGCTCGCGGGCAGCGGGCTGTCGATGCCCTGGCCCAGCTCGTCCATGGAGAAGCCCAGGGCCTTGCCGCCGGCGAACACGGAGAGGATGGCCTCCACGTCCGAGGCGCGGGTGATCTCGTCCAGGCTCAGGCCGATGGTGCGCTCGTCGATGCGGCGGAAGTTCATCCGGTTGGCCTCGGCGGCCGAGAGGATGGCGCGCACCTGCGGGGGCGTCGCGTCCACGCGCAGCGTGTCGAAGACGTGCTCGTGGGTGGCGGTGTAGCCGAGCTTCGCCAGCCCGCGCGCGAGCAGCACGGTGAGGCCGTGCACGCGCTCGGCGATGGCCTTGAGGCCCCGGGGCCCGTGGTACACCGCGTACATGCCGGCCATGATGGCCAGCAGCACCTGCGCGGTGCAGATGTTGCTCGTGGCCTTCTCGCGGCGGATGTGCTGCTCGCGCGTCTGCAGCGCCATGCGCAGGGCGCGCTGGCCCTGGGCGTCCTCGGACACGCCGATGATGCGGCCCGGCATGACGCGGGTGAAGGCGTTCTTCGTGGCGAAGAAGGCCGCGTGCGGGCCGCCGTAGCCCATGGGCACGCCGAAGCGCTGGGCGCTGCCCACCGCCACGTCCGCGCCGAACTCGCCCGGGGGCGTGAGCAGCGTGAGCGCCAGCAGATCCGTGGCGACGATGAAGAGCCCGCCCGCCGCGTGCAGCTTCTCGCCGAAGGCGCGGTAGTCGTGCACGACACCATCGGTGGCCGGGTACTGCACGAGCCCGCCCACGTATTTCTTCGCGGACAGGTCCACCGTGCGGTGGTCGCCCACGACGATCTCCACGCCCAGCGGCTGGGCGCGCGTGCGCACCACGTCGAGCGTCTGCGGGTGGCACGTCTCGGACACGAAGAAGGCCCCCTTGCCCTCGCCCTTGTCCTGGGCGATGGCGAGCGCCATGGCCTCGGCGGCGGCCGTGCCCTCGTCGAGCAGCGAGGCGTTGGCGACTTCCAGGCCGGTGAGGTCCATCACCATCGTCTGGAAGTTGAGCAGCGCCTCCAGCCGGCCCTGGGCGATCTCCGCCTGGTAGGGCGTGTACTGGGTGTACCAGCCCGGGTTCTGCAGGATGTTGCGCAGGATGACGAGCGGCGTCTGGGTGTCGTGGTAGCCCATGCCGATGAACGAGCGGAAGAGCTGGTTCTTCGCCGCGATGGACTCCAGCGCCGAGAGCGCCTCGGACTCGGTCCAGCCGCCGGCCACCCACAGGGGCTCCTTCGAGCGGATGGCTTGGGGAACGGTCTGGTCGATGAGCTCGTCGAGCGAGCCCACGCCCAGCGTCTTCAGCATCCCCTGCAGTTCCTTCTCATCCGGACCGATGTGCCGGTCGGCGAAAGACTCCTGGTATTTCCAGTTCAAGGACATAGGTATCGAGCACTCGCGGTGCGGGTGAAGCCGGGAGGCCGTGGATAACATCCGGCCTCGCGCGCGCCAGTCCGAAAGGCGTCAGGACCCCTTCAACAGGTCCTCGTACGCGCCGGCATCCAGGAGTCCCGCCAGCTGGCTGCTGTCCGAGGGCTCGAGTTCGAGGATCCACCCGGCCCCGTAGGGGTCCGTGTTGATGGCGGAGGCGTCGCCGAGCAGCGCCTCGTTGACCTTCACGACCTTGCCCGACAGGGGCGAGTAGAGGTCGGAGACGGCCTTGGTGGACTCGATGACGCCGAACTGATTGCCGGCGGTGAGGGTGGCGCCCACCTTGGGCAGCTCCACGTAGACCACTTCACCCAGGGACGACTGGGCGTGGTCGGTGACGCCCACCACCACCACGGAGCCCTCCTGCCGGGCCCACTCGTGCTCCTCGGTGTACTTGAGATTCTTGGGAATGTTGCCAGCCATGTGCGTCGCTCCTCTATTTCTTCCAGAAGGGGGTCTTCACCACCACGGCGGGCACCGCGCGGCCCCGGATTTCCACGTCGAAGGTCGAGCCCTCGCCGGACAGCTCCACGGGCACGTAGCCCATGCCGATGGGCTTCTTCACCGAGGGGCCCTGGGTACCGCTCGTCACCTCGCCCACCCGCTGCCCGTCCTTGAGCAGCGGGTAGCCGTGCCGGGGGATGCCCGAGCCCGTCACCTCGAAGCCCACCAGCTTGCGCTGGATGCCCTCGGCCTTCTGCTTCGCCAGCGCGTCGCGGCCGATGAAGCCACCCGCCTTGTCCAGCTTGCAGATCCACCCGAGCCCGGCCTCCAGCGCGGTGTGCGCGTCGTCGATGTCGTTGCCGTAGAGGGCGAACTTCATCTCCGTGCGCAGGCTGTCGCGGGCGCCCAGGCCACAGGGCTTCACGCCGTCGGCCTGCCCCTCCTGGAGCAGCGCCTTCCAGAGCGCCTCCGCGTCACCGGGCGCGCAGTACAGCTCGAAGCCGTCCTCGCCCGTGTAGCCGGTGCGCGAGACGATGCAGGCGATGCCCGCCACCGGCCCTTCCGCGAAGCGGTAGGTGCCGATCTTCGTCAGGTCCACCGGGGTGAGCCGCTGCACGAGCGCCACGGCCTTGGGGCCCTGCACGGCGATCTGCGCGTAGTCGTCGCTGCGGTCCACCGGCTTGACGCCCTCGGCGCGCGCCTGCATCCAGGCGAAGTCCTTGTCCTTGTTGGAGGCGTTGACGACGATGAGGATGCGCTCGGGCGAGAAGCGGTAGGCCACCACGTCATCCACGAAGCCGCCCTGCTCGTTGAGCAGCCCGGCGTAGAGCGCCTGGCCATCCGCGCACTTGGAGAGATCGTTGGTGATGAGCCGGTTGGCGGTCTCCAGGGCGCCGGGGCCGCGGAACTCGATCTCCCCCATATGGGACACGTCGAAGAGGCCCACCGCGTTGCGCACGGCCTCGTGTTCGGCGATGACGGAGCTGTACTGCACCGGCATGTCCCAGCCGGCGAAGTCCACCATCCGGGCGCCCAGCGCACGGTGGCCGTCGTTGAGCGGCGTTCGCCGGGTCATGTTCATCTCTCCTGGGAGGGGGGTGAAAACGGCGCGGACTATAACCGCGTACCTCCCTCAATCAAGGTTCTCGGGAAGCCCTCCGAGACGTTCTAGACTGTTCGCGTCATGAAGATCCGCAATCGCTTGAACCCGTCCAACCCCTGCTTCTCCTTCGAGTTCTTCCCGCCGAAGACGGATGCGGGAACCGCCAGCCTGCTGCAGACGCTGGAGGACCTGGCGCAACTGGAGCCGGGATTCGTCTCCGTCACCTATGGCGCGGGAGGCAGCACGCGCGATCGCACGGTGGAGCTCGTCACGCGCATCAAACGCGACACGGGCATCGAGGCCATGGCCCACCTCGCGTGCCTGGGCCACACGCGCGAGGAGCTGCGCGAGCTGTTACGGCGGCTCGAGGAGGCGGGGATCGACAACGTGCTGGTGCTGCGCGGCGACGTACCCCAGGGCGCCTCCCCCTCCACCCTCGCGGACTCGGACTTCCGTCATGCCGCGGATCTCGTGCGCTTCATCCGCGAGGAGGATTTCAATTTCAGCCTGGGCGGGGCGTGCTATCCGGAGGGCCACGTGGAAACGCGCTCGCGGGACGAGGACCTGCTGCACCTCAAGGCCAAGGTCGACGCCGGCCTGGACTTCGTCATCACCCAGCTCTTCTTCGACAACGCCTTCTACTTCGACTTCGTCGAGCGGGCGCGCCGCGTCGGCATCAACGTCCCCATCGTCCCGGGCATCATGCCCATCACCAACCACGAGCAGATCCAGCGCTTCACCCGCATGTGCGGCGCCACCATCCCCATGCGCCTGGCACTCCAACTGGAACAACTCAAGGACCAGCCGGAGGCCCTGGTGCAACTGGGCGTGGCGCACGCCACGGTGCAATGCATGGAGCTGCTCTCGCGTGGTGTACCGGGAATCCACTTCTACACGCTCAACAAATCACCCGCCACGCGGATGATCGTGAGCGCCTTGAGGGCCCGTACATGAGTGGTCCCGGTCTCAATGTCCCCCTGAACGACCCCCGCCTGCCCACGCTGCGCCGGGTGCGTCCTCCCGCCTTTCTCCTGCTCTGTACGGGAATCCTGGACATCCTTTTCTGGATCGTCATGGTGACGCTGAATCTTTTGCGCGTGGAGCACTTCACCGTGCCCGCGGATCAGCTCTGGCCGTTCCTCTTCAACCTCGTGGGAGCGCTCGTCGCGCGAGGCATCTCCATCTGGGCCGCGCTCAACATCGTGAATCTGCGGAAATGGGGGATTGGCATGGTGGGCTCGCTGACCATCATGCTGCCGCTCGCGCCCGCGTGCTGCTTCGGCGTGCCGGTGGGAGCCTGGATGCTGTTCGTCCTGAATGACACAGACGTTCGCAAGCACTTCACCTGAAGTGCATTTGTGCGTGCGCTCTGTCGTCGCGAAAGCGGTCTTTCTCTCCCCCGCCCCGCGCCCTATTCTCGCGGGGCATTCACCTGATGGAGAGAGTGGTCCATGGATCATCACTACGCGGACATCAACGGCATCCGCATGCATTACGTCACGCATGGTGCGGGGGAGCCCATCCTCTTCATCCATGGCTTTCCCGAGTACTGGGGAGTCTGGAAGAAACAGATGAATGATCTGGGCAAGGACTACTTCGTCATCGCCCCGGACATGCGCGGCTACAACCTCACCTCCAAGCCCAAGGAGGTCGAGGCCTACCACATCCGGCATCTCGTCGAGGATCTGCGCTGTCTGCTGGAGCACCTGGGCATCAAGAAGACGAACATCGTCTCCCAGGACTGGGGCGCGCTGGTGGGCTGGAGCTTCGTGCTGCGCCAGCCCGAGTACGTGCGCCGGTTCGTCACCATCAACATCACCCACCCCGCCCTGTTCGACCGGGAGCTGCGCGAGAACCCCCGCCAGCAACTGGCGGCCCAGTACATGCTCGTCTTCCAGACGCCGAATGCCGAGGGGCAGATCATGGGCGATGACTACGCGTGGGCCCGGCAGGCCGTCCTCAACGACGCCCGGGCGCACGGCGCCATCCTGTCCGAGGATGACATGGCCGAGTGGGTCAGCGCCTGGAAGCAGCCGGGCAGCGTCACCGGCGGGCTCAACTACTACCGGGCGGCGAAGATGGGCCCGCCCGACCACCAGGGCCACGTGGGAGGCAGCAACCTCACCGAGGGGCTTCGGCCGGACCAGCTCGTGGTGAACAAGCCCGTGCTCTTCATCCACGCCGAGCAGGACACCTATCTGCTGCCGGACGGACAGCGCGGACTGCGGGAGTTCGTGCCCCAGATCTCCATCCAGCGCCTGGCGGAAGCCACCCACTGGGCCACCCTCGAGAAGCCCAAGGAAATCAGCCAGCTCGTCCGCAACTTCCTGAACACCACCACCTGAGTCCCGGAGCGCGAGCAACTCCCCGCCCGCGAAGAAGATCGCGGGGAGTCCGGGCACTCAGGCCGCGTACGCGAGCAGCTTCTTGAGCAGCGGCTTCACCAGTTCCTGCCCACGCAAGGCGTTGCGCCAGCGGCTGGGGATGGCGTTGATTCCCTCGCGCAGCCCGGCGATGCCTCCCGCCACCGCCGCCGTCGTGTCGGTGTCATGCCCGAGCACGATCGCCGCCTTCACCACCCGCTCGAAGGAGTCGGCCTCCAGGCAATCGCGCGCCGAGAGCAGACAATCCACCACGTACCCCGTCCCCTTGCCCCGGTAGGGCACGTCCGGACGCACCGCGGCCTCCAGCTCCGAGCGCTGCTCCATCCCCACGGGGTACAGCGCCCGGAAGGAGGCCAACGCGTCGGCCCACGCCCGCGAGGAGCCCTCCAACGTCCGCCGCGCCCAGAGACAGTAGAGCGCGCAGCACACCTGGGAGCGCACGTGTCCGTGCGTCACCCGGGACTGGAGCATGGCGTCGCGCGCCAGCGCCTGATCATCTCCCCGGTGCCAGAGCGCCAGCGGCAACACCCGCATCAGCGCGCCATTGCCATTGTCCCGCTCGCCCGCCGGACCCGCCTTGAGCGCGGGCACGCCCTCGCGCAGATTCGACAGGGCCGTGCGCGTCTGGATGCCCACGTCGAACACCTCACCATCCACCGCCAGGTAGCCCCGCTCGAACCAGTTGACGAGCCGCCGCCCGAGGTCCTCCAGGTCCAACATCCCCCGGGACAGGAGCGAATCGAGCAGGCACAGCGCATGCGCGCCATCATCCGACCACGTCCCCGGAGGCACCTGGGCATGTGCCTGGGAGAAGCCCGCCGGAGGCGTGAACTCGATCTGCGCGGGTGGAGGAATCTGCTCCGGGGCGTGGAACTCGTAGGGCACACCCAGCGCATCCCCGATGAGCAACCCATACAGCCCGCCCTCGAGCCGCTCGCGCCGCGTCGGCATCAAGCCCCTCCCTTGGCCGCGTCCAGGGTGTTGCGCATCAACATGGCGATCGTCATCGGCCCCACGCCGCCGGGCACCGGGGTGATGAACGAGGCGCGCTCCAGGGCGGCCGCGAACTCCACGTCCCCCTTGAGCTTCCCATCCGGCATCCGGTTCATCCCCACGTCGATGACCACCGCGCCGGGCTTGATCCACTCGCCCTTGATGAGCTCGGGCACGCCCACCGCCGCCACGACGATGTCCGCCCGTGACACCTCCTCGGCCAGGTTGCTCTTGCGGTGGCAGATGACCACCGTCGCGTCCGCCTGCAACAGCATCAACGCCATGGGCTTGCCCACGATGTTGCTGCGCCCCACCACCACGGCCCGCTTGCCCGCGGGGTCGCACCCCACCTCGCGCAAGAGCCGCATGACCCCAAAGGGCGTGCACGCCCTCGGCCCCGGCTTGCCGAGCGACAGCTTGCCCGCGTTCATCGGATGGAAGCCGTCCACGTCCTTCTCCGGACGCACCGCCGAGATGATCCGCTCCGCGTCGATGTGCTTGGGCAGGGGGAGCTGCACGAGGATGCCGTGGACCGCGGGATCCTCGTTCAGCCGCTCCACCAGCGACAGCAGCTCCTCCTCGGTGATGCTCGCGTCCGGGTGCTCCTCCCACGAGTTGAAGCCCACCTCCTCGGCCGCCTTCTTCTTGCCGGTGACGTAGATCTTCGAGGCGGGATCCTCCCCCACCCGGACCACCGTCAGCCCCGGCACCAGGCCGCGCTCGGCCTTGAGCCGCTCCACTTCCTGCTTCACCTCGGCGCGCACCCTCGCCGCCACCGCTTTTCCGTCGATCAACTGGCCCATAGCGCGGCGGACTCTATGCGAAACTTCCCGCCGGTCTAGGGAGTGACGCACGCGTGGCACCTGGAAAAGTTCTCGGAGCGATGCTTGGGCTCGGCGTGGGGCTGCTGATCGGCGGCCTCTGGCCCGTCGTCGTGCTCGTGCTCGCCGGAGTCCTGGTGGGCCATCAGCTCGACGGGCTGCTCCAGCCGCCTGCCCGCACGGCCGGCACCAACACTCCCCCTGCCCCCGAGCCCCAGGAACTGGCCGCTCAGCAACACTTCGCCCGCCATCTGTGCGCCCTCTTCATCGAAGTGGCCCGGGCCGATGGCGACCTGGTGCGCGACGAGGTGCGCGTGGTGCGTGAGTACTTCGCCGAACAACTGCGCTACGGCCCCGAGTCGCTCGAGCTCGTGCGCCGCTACCTCAAGGAGCACCTCGCCCGTCCGCCCACCCTGGAGGACTCCGCCGCCGCGTGCCGTGACGAGCTGACCATGTCGGCACGGCTGCTGCTGCTCGATGCGCTGTACGGGCTGGCGCTCGTCGATGGCCAGCTCCACCGCGCCGAGCAGGAGACGCTGCGCCGGATCGCCCAGGGACTCGGGTTGTCCGAGGCGCAGATACGCTCCGTCACGGCGCGCCACTTCGGCGAGGCCCAGGCACACTACACCCGGTTGGGCCTCACCCCCGAGGCCAGTGACGCGGACGTGAAGCGGGCCTTCCGCCAGCTCGCCGCCATCCACCACCCGGACCGGGTCGCCCATCTCGGCCCCGGGGCCGTCGAACAGGCCTCGCGCCGCTTCCAGGAGATTCGCGAGGCCTACGAGAAGATCCGCCAGCTCCGCGGAGGCTGAGTCCACGCGAGGCGGAGCCAGGTGGAGAACCCCACCCGGTGGGCGGACGAGCGGATGGCGGGGCACACCGCGAGGAAAACCGGGCGGCGGAGTGTTTGTCCGCGAGAGGGCTCTGCTCCGGCCGGTCTGGCGAGAAAAGAGTGACATGGGTCGGTTGGCGAAGCTGCTGGAGGAGCGCGGCGAGCAAGTGCTCCACGAATGGAGCGAGCGCGTGGCCAGCGCCTGGCACCGGGCGGCGTGTCGCGCTCGGAGCTGGAGGACCCACTCCCCTCCGTCCTGCGCCAACTGAGGATGGCCCCATGTGGTGGGGCCTCCAAGGATGAACCCTCCGCCGGAATGGGCATGGGTGCCGCCGGGCGCGAGCACGGTGCCCAGCGCTTCCGGTTGGGCTTCACACCGGGCGAGCTGGTGCGCGAGTACGGCCTGCTGAGCGACCTGCTGCTGGAGCTGCTCGTCGACCATGGCCTCCAGCTCCCACCGGAAGAGGTGCGGCTGCTGACGAGCCTCGTGGCCACGGCCACCGCCGAGGCGGTGGAGGAGCACGCCCGCCAGCAAGCGCGCGCGCGGCGCGAAGAGTGGGAGGATCAGGGCCCTCGCCCCCGCCAGCTCCCGGGGGAGGGAGAGCGCGCCCGCCTCAACGCCCTCTTCCTGCAGGCCCCCGTGGGCATAGGCATCATCCGGGGCCCCCAGGCCGTCATTGATCTGGCCAATCCCCAGCTCTGCCGCCTCTGCGGGCGCCGCCCCGATCAGGTGGTGGGCAAGCCCTTGCTGGAGGCGCTGCCAGAGCTGGAAGGGCAAGGATTGGACGACCTGATGCGCGAGGTGATGGCCACGGGCGTGGCCTTCGTGGCCAAGGAGCAGGCGATCCGGTTCGCGCGGGGCGCGGACGGAGCGCTGGAAACCGCGTACTTCAACTTCGTCTATGACGCCCTTCGCGATGAGCAAGGCCACGTCGAGGGCGTCATCATCGTCGCCACGGAGGTGACGCAAGCCGTGCTCGCCCGCCAGCAGGTGGAGACCCTGCTCCAGCGCACCCAGGAGTCCGAGCAGGCCCGCGCCGCGATGATGGACGCGCTCGCCGCGCAGACGCTCGTGGCCGTGTGCTACCTGCGCGGCCCCGACCACGTCTTCGAGACGGCCAATCCCGTCTACCGTCAGTTCGTGGGCCGGGACGTGGTGGGCATGAAAGCGCTGGAGGCCCTTCCCGAGCTGGCATCACAAGGGTTTCCCTCCAACCTGACGCGGGTGTTCCAGACAGGGGTGCCCTACATGGTGCGGGCAGTTCCGGTCCGGGTGGCCCAGGGGCGCGATGGGCCGCTGAACGAGCGCCTGTTCGATCTCATCTACCAGCCCGTGCGCTCGCCCAAGGGAGGCATCGACGGCGTCCTCTCCCTGGTGTTCGAGGTGACGGAGCAGGTGCGCCTGCGGCAGGAGGCCCAACGGATGGCCGAGGAGGAACGGAGCCGCCGGGACTTCGAGCAGCACCTCATCGGCATCGTCAGCCATGACTTGCGCACCCCCTTGAACGCCATCCTCCTGGGTGTGCGGCAACTGCTGCGCCGCGAGGATCTGGACGCCTCCTTCGTCAAGTGCCTCAAACGGCTGCACTCGAGCACCGAGCGCGCCGTGCGCATGGTGCGCGATCTGCTGGACTTCACCCAGGCGCGCCTGGGCGGAAGACTGAAGATCGAGCGCGCGCCGATGAACGTGCACGAGGTGGTACGCGCGGCGGTGGAGGAGTTGCAGGCGACCCACCCCGAGCGCGAGCTGCGACTGGAGACACGGGGAAACGGCCAGGGGAAGTGGGATGGGGATCGGCTGGCGCAACTGGTGGGCAACGCGCTCAAGTACAGCCCCGCGAACAGTGTCGTGACGGTGCGCAGCCAGGGCTGGCCCGAGGACGTCCGGCTGGAGGTGCACAACCTGGGAGAGCCCATCGCCGAGGAGGCGCTGCCCCGGCTCTTCCAGCCCCTGCAACGCGCCGTGGAGGGCACCGACAAGACGAGCCGCAACGTGGGCCTGGGCCTGTACATCGTGGATCAGATCGTGCGCGCGCACGCGGGCCGCATCCAGGTGAGTTCGACCGCGCGCGAGGGCACCCTCTTCGCCGTGCGCCTGCCACGCGAGGGTTGAACCCCACCGGGCCGTGGTCCAGGCGTTGCAAAGAGGGCGCGCCATGACCCTTCTCCCTTTGCGTGGTTCGACGTTCGTGTCGCTGCTGTTCCTCCTGCTGCTCGCGCCCCGCGAGGGTCTCGCCGCCGGAGATACACCCCTGGCCTCCCTGGCGCCCTCCACCACCGGGAGGAGCCTCACCCTGGAGGGCGAGGAGCACGCGCCCTCGACGGAGGAGGCGTCCGGCTGGGAGTTTCGACGGGGCCGGGCGCCCCTGGGACTTCGTCTGCTCACGGAAGTGGGAGCGGGCGTCGTCACAGCCGCGGCGGGAGGGCTCGTGGCGGGGCTCGGGGGATTCGGGCTGTGCCAGGGCACGGGCCTGCTGTACGCCACGGAAGGCGGCTGTTTCTACGCCATGCTCTTCGGCGCCATGGCGGGCATGGCGATCAGCTATCCCGTGGGCGTCTGGTGGGGCGGCGAGGCCGTGGGGGGAGATGGCCGCCTGTGGGCCTCGCTCCTGGGCGGAGGCCTGGGGCTCGCGGCGGGGTACCTGGGCTCGCGAGTCCTCATCGCCCAGACCCAGCGGGGCGAATTCCTCATCGCCATTCCCCTGCTCGCCATGGTGGGGGCCTCCCTGGGCTACGAATTGTCCACCGCGCGCCCGAGCGTCCAGCCCCTCCTGGCCCTCGACACGCGCGGGGGAATGCTCGGCCTGGCGGGCCGCTTCTGACACGCGACATTCCTGTCCGCTTGGTGCGCGGCGAGCCCTGACGGGGATGTCCTGGGGTGGGGCATGATGCGCACGCCATGAAGCCACTCACCGAGGAACAACGAGCCACCCTGGAGGACCTCTACCAGCGGGTCGACACGCGGGCGTCCTCCATCTCCGAGGGCCATGACTGGTGGCCCTGCCGCAAGGGGTGCGATCACTGCTGCCGCCACCTGGCGGAACCACTGACCGTCTCCGAATGGGAATGGATCTACCTCTGGGAGGCCTTCCAGGCCTTGTCCCCCGCCGTGCGGGAGGAGATCCGCACGCGGGTGGCCGAGATGGAGGGCACGCAGCGGCCCTATACCTGCCCCTTCCTGGATCGTGAGTCCGGAGGGTGCCGGGTGTACACGCACCGGCCCCTGGCCTGCCGCACGTATGGCTTCTACGTCAGCCGGGGCGTGGGCACCTGGTGCCACTTCATCCACGCGCTGCTCGAGCAGCATGGAGAGGGAGGCATCCTCTGGGGCAACCACGACGCCGTGGAGACCACCCTGGAGCGGCTGAGTGGTCCCCCGCTCTCTCTGTTCCAATGGTTCTCCGCCCACCCCGGCTGAGACAAGTATTGTACTGGAGTCCAATGCCACCTCTCCGTTCATGGGGCCGCACCCATCAAGGAGAAGCACCAAACCGAGACGACGAGACCAGGTCCCGCCTCCAATGCGAGCGGAAATCCGCTGGGACCATCCATGTGGAGTGGATGACATAAGCCGCTCCCATGTTCATCGACACTAGTCTGCAAAACGTGCATAGCTTGACATGGCGGTATTTATTTCCATACCTTTTCCAACCATGATCCAGCCGGGAATCGAAGACGCCATCAAGAAGATCGTGCAGAGCACGCTCAATCTGCCCGAGAGCGAGATCGATTCGTCCACCAACCTCCGGGATCTTCCTGGGGTCGAGTCGATCAAGATCCTCCGCATCGTCGCCAGCCTGGAGAAGAAGTTCGACGTCCGGCTCGATGATCAGGTGGTGTTCCGAGTGAGCACCATCGAGGAGCTGGCGGGCGCGGTGTCCAAGCTGGTCGAGGAGCGGCGGACGCCGTGAACACCACCGGCCAAAAGACCCCACGCCCGGGGGAAGGTTGGTCTCACGGGGTCACCAACACGCACTACGATCAGGATCCACGCCTCTTCCAGCTCTTCCTGGATCCCTCGATGAAATACAGCCCGGGCTTGTTTCCAGAGGGCAACGAGGATCTCGAGACGGCGCAGCACAAGAAGATGCACTTCATCGCCCGGCAGCTCGGGCTGAAGGGCGGAGAGCGCGTCCTCGATGTGGGGTGTGGCTGGGGCAGTCTCGTCTGCTTCCTGGCCCGGGAGTATGGCTGTGAGGTGGTGGGCGTGACACCCGCTCCGCGCCAGGCCGACTACATCCGCGCGCGCGCGGCGCGGCTCGGCGTCGCCGGGAAGGTGCGGATCGAGGTCGGCCACTTCCATGAGGTCTCGCTTCCCACGGGTGCCTTCCAGGGCATGACCTTCGTCGGCTCCATCACCCACTTTCATGACAAGCCAGGGACGCTCGTCAGGGCCTGGTCGCTCCTCAAGCCCACCGGCAACGTCTATCTTTCCGAGACCTGCTTCTGCAACGCGGCGAAGCGGCGGGAGTTCGAATCCCGGCCCGGGACGAAGTTCGTGCTCCAGGACACCTTCGGCTGGGCGGAGCTGCTCCCCGTCTCGGACTACGTGCGCTACTTCGAGGACGCGGGCTTCTCCCTGCGTGGGCTGGTGGATCTCACCGAGGAGTACTTCCGGACGATAGAGCTGTGGAGCGAGAACGCGCGGCGCAACCGCCAGGCGCTCGACGCCATCGAGCCGGACCTGTGCGAGCGGCTGCTCAAGTACTTCGAGATCTCGAACGCGGGTTGGGGTTACACCAGCAAGCAATACGCGCTGGTCGCATCGAAGCGCCGCTAGCAGCGCCCTGGGGGGGCACATGAACAAGACGCACATCCAGCCAGAGCGCATGCGCCGGCTCGTCACCGACTACATCGAGCGGTGGGAGACGAAGCCCTGGGGGGCGGTGGACATCCCCTGGGAGCAACTCCAGGCGGACCGCCTCACCGAGACCCAGGGCTCGGCCATCCGCTTCGTCACCCTCATCGAGGATCACGTCCCAGGCTACATCCAGGACGTGCTGAAACACTTTCCAGCCGATGAGTCGGTCTCTCCCAGCCAGTTCATGCACAACCGGGAACTCTTCCGGTTCTTCATGCGCTGGGCCCAGGAAGAGGACCGGCACGCGGATGTCTTTGGCCGCTACCAGGTACGCGCCGGCATCCAGAGCGAGGAAGCCCTTCACGCCGAGCTGTGCCGGCAGGGCCGCAAGACGTGGCGCTTTCCCCGCGAGCTTCCCGTCCAGATCTTCACGTACACCGTCATCCAGGAGAAGGCCACCCAGCTCTACTACCAGATGCTGGGCCGGGCGGTGGACGAGCCCGTGCTCAAGGTGCTCCTGAACCGGATCCAGAAGGACGAGGCCCGGCACTTCGCCTTCTACGCGAGCATCCTCGAGGCCTATATCGAGGAGCTGGGACAGGACATCCTCCCGGCGATCCAGGAGGTGCTCCACTCCTTCAAGATGCCGCTGGCGGAGCAGCTCGACAATTACTGGCGGTGGTCGTTGGAAGTCAGTGACGCGGCGGGAGGCTATGATCACACCGCCGCGTATACGGAGTTGGTGCG from Cystobacter ferrugineus encodes the following:
- the gcvP gene encoding aminomethyl-transferring glycine dehydrogenase; its protein translation is MSLNWKYQESFADRHIGPDEKELQGMLKTLGVGSLDELIDQTVPQAIRSKEPLWVAGGWTESEALSALESIAAKNQLFRSFIGMGYHDTQTPLVILRNILQNPGWYTQYTPYQAEIAQGRLEALLNFQTMVMDLTGLEVANASLLDEGTAAAEAMALAIAQDKGEGKGAFFVSETCHPQTLDVVRTRAQPLGVEIVVGDHRTVDLSAKKYVGGLVQYPATDGVVHDYRAFGEKLHAAGGLFIVATDLLALTLLTPPGEFGADVAVGSAQRFGVPMGYGGPHAAFFATKNAFTRVMPGRIIGVSEDAQGQRALRMALQTREQHIRREKATSNICTAQVLLAIMAGMYAVYHGPRGLKAIAERVHGLTVLLARGLAKLGYTATHEHVFDTLRVDATPPQVRAILSAAEANRMNFRRIDERTIGLSLDEITRASDVEAILSVFAGGKALGFSMDELGQGIDSPLPASLRRTSTYLTHPVFNSYHSETEMLRYIRRLESRDLSLTHSMIPLGSCTMKLNATAEMVPVTWPQFGKLHPFAPSSQASGYRLLFEQLEGMLAAVTGFAGVSLQPNAGSQGELAGLLVVRAWQQHRGQGHRDVCLIPSSAHGTNPASAVMAGYKVVVVKCDESGNIDVPDLRAKADEHKANLACLMVTYPSTHGVFEEDIKEICAVVHERGGQVYMDGANLNAQVGLTKPAEIGADVCHINLHKTFCIPHGGGGPGMGPICVASHLTRFLPGHPVIATGGNDGIGAISAAPWGSASILVISWMYIAMMGGDGLTRATKTAILNANYIAERLQPHYPVLYRGKRGRVAHECIVDLRPLKKTTGVEVEDVAKRLMDYGFHAPTVSFPVSGTLMIEPTESESKAELDRLCDALIAIREEIREIEDGRTPRDNNVLKNAPHTARVITAPEWNRPYSREKAAFPAPWVKEHKFWPSVGRLNNVLGDRKLVCSCPPIEDYLPPEPSKAA
- the gcvH gene encoding glycine cleavage system protein GcvH, with translation MAGNIPKNLKYTEEHEWARQEGSVVVVGVTDHAQSSLGEVVYVELPKVGATLTAGNQFGVIESTKAVSDLYSPLSGKVVKVNEALLGDASAINTDPYGAGWILELEPSDSSQLAGLLDAGAYEDLLKGS
- the gcvT gene encoding glycine cleavage system aminomethyltransferase GcvT, which translates into the protein MTRRTPLNDGHRALGARMVDFAGWDMPVQYSSVIAEHEAVRNAVGLFDVSHMGEIEFRGPGALETANRLITNDLSKCADGQALYAGLLNEQGGFVDDVVAYRFSPERILIVVNASNKDKDFAWMQARAEGVKPVDRSDDYAQIAVQGPKAVALVQRLTPVDLTKIGTYRFAEGPVAGIACIVSRTGYTGEDGFELYCAPGDAEALWKALLQEGQADGVKPCGLGARDSLRTEMKFALYGNDIDDAHTALEAGLGWICKLDKAGGFIGRDALAKQKAEGIQRKLVGFEVTGSGIPRHGYPLLKDGQRVGEVTSGTQGPSVKKPIGMGYVPVELSGEGSTFDVEIRGRAVPAVVVKTPFWKK
- the metF gene encoding methylenetetrahydrofolate reductase [NAD(P)H], with the protein product MKIRNRLNPSNPCFSFEFFPPKTDAGTASLLQTLEDLAQLEPGFVSVTYGAGGSTRDRTVELVTRIKRDTGIEAMAHLACLGHTREELRELLRRLEEAGIDNVLVLRGDVPQGASPSTLADSDFRHAADLVRFIREEDFNFSLGGACYPEGHVETRSRDEDLLHLKAKVDAGLDFVITQLFFDNAFYFDFVERARRVGINVPIVPGIMPITNHEQIQRFTRMCGATIPMRLALQLEQLKDQPEALVQLGVAHATVQCMELLSRGVPGIHFYTLNKSPATRMIVSALRART
- a CDS encoding alpha/beta fold hydrolase, translating into MDHHYADINGIRMHYVTHGAGEPILFIHGFPEYWGVWKKQMNDLGKDYFVIAPDMRGYNLTSKPKEVEAYHIRHLVEDLRCLLEHLGIKKTNIVSQDWGALVGWSFVLRQPEYVRRFVTINITHPALFDRELRENPRQQLAAQYMLVFQTPNAEGQIMGDDYAWARQAVLNDARAHGAILSEDDMAEWVSAWKQPGSVTGGLNYYRAAKMGPPDHQGHVGGSNLTEGLRPDQLVVNKPVLFIHAEQDTYLLPDGQRGLREFVPQISIQRLAEATHWATLEKPKEISQLVRNFLNTTT